In Mycolicibacterium aromaticivorans JS19b1 = JCM 16368, the following proteins share a genomic window:
- a CDS encoding helix-turn-helix domain-containing protein, translated as MRQMDYVWHLRMKMAERGMFSTTDLQPHLADRGVSLSREQTYRLVTGQPQRLSMDILVALCDILECTPNDLIEPRINEVARRKAVGGQDSTGKVTPIKPRRTTIRRPGGAS; from the coding sequence ATGAGACAGATGGATTACGTGTGGCATCTGCGCATGAAGATGGCCGAGCGTGGAATGTTCTCGACCACGGATCTGCAACCGCACCTAGCCGATCGTGGCGTGTCTTTGTCGCGGGAGCAGACCTATCGCCTAGTAACCGGCCAGCCGCAGCGATTGAGCATGGACATTCTCGTCGCATTGTGCGACATCTTGGAGTGCACTCCAAACGACTTGATCGAGCCGCGAATCAACGAGGTTGCGAGACGTAAGGCGGTTGGAGGTCAAGACTCCACCGGCAAGGTCACTCCGATTAAGCCGCGACGCACCACAATCCGCAGACCAGGCGGTGCCTCATGA
- a CDS encoding phosphoadenosine phosphosulfate reductase family protein, which translates to MTATDHTTVTAGPAPDLAAYDVVLVNSSAGKDSQACLDVVVEHARAADALGRVVVVHADLGDAEWDGVAELAAEHAAHYGLRFELARRAAADAHTTETILERVAARGMWPDAARRWCTSDHKRGPIRKIMTALVAELRDSGTVVDRPVRVCNVMGLRAAESTARARRIPYAPNQAASNGRRQVDDWYPIHHYTVADVWQRIAAAGTRPHRAYSEGMSRLSCRFCVLSSRADLLCSARLNPDLAARYAAVEAAVGHSFRADLSMADIIAEARHGSAQLSLLDLPATA; encoded by the coding sequence ATGACCGCCACCGACCACACCACCGTGACCGCAGGCCCAGCGCCGGACCTTGCCGCCTACGACGTCGTGCTGGTCAACAGCAGCGCCGGCAAGGACTCTCAGGCCTGCCTTGATGTTGTCGTCGAACACGCCCGTGCCGCAGATGCTCTAGGCCGAGTGGTCGTCGTTCACGCCGACCTCGGTGACGCCGAGTGGGATGGCGTGGCCGAGCTGGCCGCCGAACACGCCGCCCACTACGGGCTGCGCTTCGAACTCGCGCGGCGCGCCGCCGCCGACGCTCACACCACCGAAACCATCCTCGAGCGCGTCGCCGCGCGCGGCATGTGGCCAGACGCCGCACGGCGGTGGTGCACCAGTGACCACAAGCGCGGTCCCATCCGCAAGATCATGACCGCACTCGTTGCCGAGCTGCGTGACAGCGGGACCGTCGTGGACCGCCCAGTGCGCGTGTGCAACGTGATGGGTTTACGGGCGGCCGAAAGCACCGCACGCGCCCGCCGAATCCCCTACGCGCCCAATCAAGCGGCCAGCAACGGCAGGCGCCAGGTGGACGACTGGTATCCGATCCACCACTACACCGTCGCCGACGTGTGGCAGCGCATCGCGGCGGCCGGCACCCGCCCCCATCGCGCTTATAGCGAGGGCATGTCACGGCTTTCCTGCCGCTTCTGTGTGCTGTCCTCGCGCGCCGACCTGCTCTGCTCGGCGCGTCTCAATCCCGACCTGGCCGCCCGCTACGCCGCGGTCGAGGCCGCGGTCGGTCACTCGTTCCGCGCTGACCTGTCCATGGCCGACATCATCGCCGAGGCGCGTCACGGCAGCGCGCAACTGAGCTTGCTTGACCTTCCTGCGACAGCCTGA
- the mobF gene encoding MobF family relaxase: MGIHKLTAGDGYLYLIRQTAAHDADQRGRGSLGDYYTEKGESPGQWVGKGLAGLADPASRTWVTDLEDQMWRIEPGSAVTEDQMKALFGLGLHPNAGQIAEHLIANMGVGKAAAKVAVSLGRPFVINDASTELQRRLAVAYRDHNLSESLSWNAPIDEALRAQMRTRIARELFAETYDRPPLDDRELTGFIATQTRDQTTSTAGYDFTFSPVKSFSVLWALAPKEMAKTLEEIHDQAVADTLEYIENNMVFTRMGAQGVAQLDVEGVIATAFTHRDSRAGDPDLHTHLAVSNKVRARGHDGIYRWLALDGRPLFKGTVAASEFYNSRIEALSVERVGLHFAQRPPTERGKRPVREIVGVPAEVNEGFSSRRVMIKARYTELAKAFQADHGREPTTVEAIALHQRATLDTRTAKHEPRSLAEQRQQWRTQAIEILGSPYAVSEMLADVRRPRRREAADITDEWIAEQACAVVETVAESRSSWQRNHIYAEALRVARAAGWATDHDVVEAITAAALAQPNSVEHARVSDTDLAEPSVLRRRDGASVYSTHGTQLFTSQAILSAEKRVLHAAGQTDGRRLDAALVEMALLAEKAERGRTLNAGQETMVREMAASGARVQLALAPAGTGKTTAMSVLSRAWEESGGTVLGLSPSANAAQVLCDDIKATTDTIDKFIWLRRNPDKAANDPARKWFDAIDAGTLIIVDEAGKAGTLQLDEVITIAMARGASVRLIGDDRQLAAISAGGILRDIDQTYGALNLTEVVRFKSRAEAQAGLALREGDPAGLAFYADAGRIHVGSGDTIIDTAYRQWATDTAAGRDSAMLAPTNDIVAELNERARADRLDAMATDPAHTATAAQLRETTLADGLRASAGDIVATRRNKRTLRLAGGRDFVRNGQRWRVETVKKDGSLAVSRIDTGQKVTLPAWYVNAYTTLGYASTIDASQGMTIGSRTTTGTCHVIGSESLTRQQLYVAMTRATDESHVYLETAETDAHNVLTPKATHPNTAIDVLQRVLAHDGAQVSATTEANTAEDPFTRLGMASRMYTHSVGALAENSLGPTRMAAIDAAADQVYTGLTRMPAWPVLRMHLATIAVSGENPITRLREAVAQRELSTAADPAAVLDWRLDSSAAHSARTGPLRWLPDLPTGLVHDDDQAAYLHARHDLVTGLAAAIRDTAANWDASSAPPWARPLLAANPQLRAEIAVFRAAHDVSPVDTRLTGPDQYAVRDRHIQTMLEDTAAEMIGRSTPDTARFEPLVDAVDPRVRRDPYWPQLAAHLAEVARTDINLSQLLGDVAAEGPLPDEMPGAALWWRLAGRLQPAVLEATHQHLRPAWLPELTTVFGSAVAETIAADPAFARLVAAIDNADPTRWQPRELLQVAYEHLRDADDAEDHRPPSRPDEYARLLTYSIDLFTGEHPYDRDEIPFPDQPPLTDEEHEELQLLYPDPEYVTGENAHTVGLSDDALLAKLGLGYGGSLIAPALDEELPPDPYGLMLDAGEELAFEDLLTERPLPRPVSDVVADVVSLRRQYHAAAEACYRQHGLVMADQGPAMRAATPTLLALRERAEQDRPYMLAVQDVMARWADAEEHYDAITTYVQHERDRLAALENDPNADELDLASARAAVRLALMALPETPPAAQFHAELTDAMARRAQAAGGNDRIVTAEDVEAARGRAQDEDLAALSAARAERDRLAAALEHAETATAVAFAQAETRNAEHIHQNIAALHTELDMLTAAGDYKIERGFRVPSELAATLSEQTARGLDAMTRSGFTVTPVHAGDSDAALDALRVLREAARTDEHRILWCSTDGDRAARLAKPDPADAVHTVAELHRLIATEGEQLDSQTTIVVDRASHAEPEVLTDLAEHAADTGARLLLVDGDDRGWPPAPSGPLLDLLHRDLPWSVTLTVDSATPARRAARPDRDPVLEQAERCDPALLATEVTDSLYRRRQLRQQHSTDYRVHAHLWDRIDASSDQARDRETGREL, from the coding sequence ATGGGCATTCACAAGCTCACAGCGGGCGACGGGTACCTCTACCTGATCCGCCAGACCGCCGCGCATGACGCCGATCAACGGGGCCGCGGATCCCTTGGCGATTACTACACCGAAAAGGGTGAGTCACCCGGACAGTGGGTCGGTAAAGGGCTGGCCGGTTTGGCCGATCCCGCCTCGCGTACCTGGGTCACCGACCTCGAAGATCAGATGTGGCGCATTGAGCCCGGGTCGGCGGTCACCGAAGATCAAATGAAGGCGCTATTCGGTCTGGGCCTGCATCCAAATGCCGGCCAGATCGCCGAACACCTGATCGCCAACATGGGCGTCGGCAAGGCGGCTGCCAAAGTGGCTGTGAGCCTTGGGCGCCCGTTCGTCATCAACGACGCATCCACCGAATTGCAGCGCCGCCTGGCGGTGGCCTACCGCGACCACAACCTCAGCGAGAGCCTGTCGTGGAACGCCCCAATCGACGAGGCGTTGCGCGCCCAGATGCGCACCCGGATCGCCCGCGAATTGTTCGCGGAAACCTATGACCGGCCCCCGCTCGATGATCGGGAATTGACCGGTTTCATCGCTACCCAGACCCGCGACCAGACCACCTCCACCGCCGGATACGACTTCACGTTCAGCCCCGTCAAGAGCTTCTCGGTGCTGTGGGCGTTAGCCCCGAAAGAGATGGCGAAAACCCTTGAGGAGATCCATGATCAGGCCGTCGCGGACACTCTGGAGTACATCGAAAACAACATGGTTTTCACTCGCATGGGCGCCCAAGGGGTAGCCCAGCTCGACGTAGAGGGTGTCATCGCTACGGCCTTCACCCACCGTGACAGCCGTGCCGGGGACCCCGATCTTCACACCCACCTGGCGGTCAGCAACAAGGTCCGTGCCCGCGGGCACGACGGGATTTACCGGTGGCTGGCTCTGGACGGCCGGCCGCTGTTTAAGGGCACAGTCGCGGCCTCGGAGTTCTACAACTCGCGCATCGAGGCCCTCTCGGTCGAGCGTGTCGGGCTGCATTTCGCACAGAGACCACCGACCGAACGCGGCAAGCGGCCGGTACGCGAGATCGTCGGTGTCCCGGCTGAAGTCAACGAGGGCTTCTCCTCGCGTCGGGTGATGATCAAGGCGCGTTACACCGAATTGGCGAAGGCATTTCAAGCTGACCACGGCCGCGAACCCACCACCGTCGAAGCGATCGCCCTGCATCAGCGAGCCACCCTCGACACCCGTACCGCTAAGCACGAACCACGGTCCTTGGCCGAGCAACGCCAGCAGTGGCGCACCCAGGCCATTGAAATCCTCGGCAGCCCCTACGCAGTGTCAGAAATGCTGGCCGACGTTCGCAGACCACGGCGACGTGAGGCCGCCGACATCACCGACGAATGGATTGCCGAACAGGCCTGCGCAGTCGTGGAAACCGTTGCTGAATCGCGGTCGAGCTGGCAGCGCAATCACATCTACGCCGAAGCGCTACGGGTGGCGCGCGCGGCGGGCTGGGCCACCGATCACGACGTCGTCGAGGCAATCACCGCCGCCGCCTTGGCACAACCCAACAGCGTGGAACATGCGCGGGTCTCCGACACCGACCTGGCCGAACCCTCCGTGCTGCGCCGGCGCGACGGCGCCAGCGTGTACAGCACCCATGGCACTCAACTGTTCACCAGCCAGGCCATCCTGTCGGCGGAAAAACGGGTGTTGCACGCTGCCGGACAGACCGACGGTCGCCGCCTCGACGCCGCCCTGGTCGAGATGGCCTTGCTGGCCGAAAAGGCCGAGCGCGGACGCACACTGAACGCTGGCCAAGAAACCATGGTCCGAGAGATGGCCGCCTCCGGCGCCCGAGTGCAACTGGCGTTGGCGCCCGCTGGAACCGGCAAGACCACCGCCATGTCGGTGCTCTCGCGCGCCTGGGAAGAATCCGGCGGCACCGTGCTGGGCCTGTCCCCCAGCGCCAACGCCGCCCAAGTTCTCTGCGACGACATCAAGGCGACCACCGACACCATCGACAAATTTATTTGGCTGCGCCGCAATCCCGACAAGGCCGCCAATGATCCAGCGCGCAAATGGTTCGACGCCATCGACGCCGGCACCTTGATCATCGTCGACGAAGCCGGAAAAGCCGGAACCCTACAGCTCGATGAAGTAATTACCATCGCCATGGCCCGTGGGGCCAGCGTGCGACTGATCGGTGACGACAGACAGCTCGCCGCGATCTCCGCGGGCGGCATCCTGCGCGACATCGACCAGACCTATGGCGCGCTGAATCTGACCGAGGTCGTCCGGTTCAAATCCCGCGCCGAAGCCCAAGCCGGCCTAGCGCTGCGCGAGGGCGACCCAGCCGGGCTCGCCTTTTACGCCGACGCGGGTCGCATCCATGTCGGCTCCGGGGACACCATCATCGACACGGCCTACCGCCAATGGGCCACCGACACCGCCGCCGGCCGTGACTCGGCAATGCTGGCCCCGACCAACGACATCGTCGCTGAGCTCAACGAACGGGCCCGCGCCGACCGCCTCGACGCGATGGCCACCGACCCGGCACACACCGCCACAGCGGCGCAGCTGCGCGAAACCACCCTGGCCGACGGCCTGCGCGCGTCAGCCGGTGACATCGTGGCCACCCGCCGCAACAAACGCACGCTGCGCCTGGCCGGCGGGCGCGACTTCGTCCGCAACGGGCAGCGCTGGCGCGTCGAGACGGTGAAAAAGGATGGCTCCCTCGCGGTTTCACGCATCGATACGGGGCAGAAAGTCACCCTCCCGGCGTGGTACGTCAACGCCTACACCACCTTGGGCTACGCCTCCACTATCGACGCCTCCCAAGGCATGACCATCGGATCGCGCACGACCACCGGAACGTGTCACGTCATCGGCTCCGAAAGCCTTACCCGCCAGCAGCTCTACGTCGCGATGACCCGAGCTACCGACGAAAGCCACGTCTACCTCGAAACCGCCGAAACCGACGCCCACAACGTCTTAACTCCCAAAGCCACCCACCCCAACACCGCCATCGACGTCCTGCAACGGGTGCTGGCCCACGACGGTGCCCAAGTATCGGCCACCACCGAAGCCAACACCGCCGAAGACCCGTTCACCCGCCTGGGCATGGCCTCGCGGATGTACACCCACTCGGTGGGGGCATTGGCCGAAAACTCCCTCGGCCCCACCCGAATGGCCGCCATCGACGCCGCCGCCGACCAGGTCTACACCGGACTGACCCGGATGCCGGCCTGGCCGGTGCTGCGGATGCACCTGGCCACCATCGCGGTGTCCGGGGAAAACCCGATCACCCGACTGCGCGAGGCCGTCGCACAACGCGAGCTGAGCACGGCCGCTGATCCCGCCGCCGTGCTTGACTGGCGCCTGGACAGCAGCGCTGCGCACTCGGCGCGCACTGGGCCGTTGCGCTGGTTGCCTGATCTGCCAACAGGACTCGTCCACGACGACGATCAGGCCGCTTATCTGCACGCCCGCCACGACCTGGTGACCGGTCTGGCCGCCGCCATCCGCGACACCGCCGCGAACTGGGACGCCAGCAGCGCCCCGCCATGGGCACGGCCACTGCTCGCAGCCAACCCGCAACTTCGCGCCGAAATCGCAGTCTTCCGCGCCGCCCACGACGTCTCGCCGGTCGATACCCGTCTCACCGGCCCCGACCAGTATGCGGTGCGCGACCGCCACATCCAGACGATGCTCGAAGACACCGCCGCCGAGATGATCGGGCGAAGCACCCCCGACACCGCCCGGTTCGAGCCCCTCGTTGACGCTGTGGACCCACGGGTACGCCGCGACCCCTACTGGCCGCAACTGGCAGCACATTTGGCCGAGGTCGCCCGCACCGACATCAATCTGTCGCAGCTGCTCGGCGACGTCGCCGCCGAGGGACCGCTGCCCGACGAGATGCCCGGCGCCGCGCTGTGGTGGCGTCTGGCCGGGCGTCTGCAACCCGCTGTCCTGGAGGCAACCCATCAACATTTGCGCCCGGCGTGGTTGCCCGAGCTGACCACCGTGTTCGGCAGCGCTGTGGCTGAAACCATCGCCGCTGACCCCGCATTCGCGCGTCTGGTCGCCGCGATCGACAACGCCGACCCCACCCGCTGGCAGCCCCGCGAGCTACTCCAGGTCGCCTACGAACACCTGCGTGATGCTGACGACGCCGAGGACCACCGCCCACCGAGCCGGCCCGACGAATACGCTCGCCTGCTCACCTACTCGATCGACCTGTTCACCGGCGAGCATCCCTACGACCGCGACGAGATCCCGTTCCCGGACCAGCCTCCACTCACTGACGAAGAGCACGAAGAACTTCAACTGCTCTACCCCGACCCCGAATACGTCACCGGCGAGAACGCCCACACCGTCGGCCTATCCGATGACGCCCTGCTGGCCAAACTCGGGCTGGGCTACGGCGGCAGCCTCATCGCACCAGCCCTAGACGAAGAACTCCCACCGGACCCCTACGGGTTGATGCTCGACGCCGGCGAGGAGCTGGCATTCGAGGATCTGCTGACCGAGCGGCCACTTCCACGCCCCGTCTCCGACGTAGTAGCCGACGTCGTCTCCCTGCGCCGGCAATATCACGCCGCAGCCGAAGCCTGCTATCGCCAACATGGCCTCGTGATGGCCGACCAAGGCCCGGCGATGCGCGCGGCCACCCCCACGCTGCTGGCGTTGCGCGAGCGGGCCGAACAGGACCGCCCCTACATGCTCGCTGTGCAGGACGTGATGGCCCGCTGGGCTGATGCCGAGGAACACTACGACGCCATCACCACCTATGTACAACACGAGCGCGATCGGCTCGCCGCACTCGAAAATGACCCCAACGCAGACGAACTCGACCTGGCCAGTGCCCGTGCCGCGGTGCGCCTGGCCCTCATGGCGCTGCCCGAGACCCCGCCGGCGGCCCAATTCCACGCCGAACTGACCGACGCCATGGCCCGCCGCGCGCAGGCAGCGGGCGGCAACGACCGCATCGTCACCGCCGAGGACGTCGAAGCCGCCCGCGGCCGAGCCCAGGATGAGGATCTGGCCGCACTCAGCGCCGCCCGCGCCGAACGCGATCGCCTCGCCGCGGCGCTCGAGCACGCCGAAACGGCCACCGCCGTCGCGTTCGCGCAAGCCGAGACGCGCAACGCTGAACACATCCACCAGAACATCGCGGCGCTGCACACCGAACTCGACATGCTCACCGCCGCCGGCGACTACAAGATCGAGCGCGGATTCCGTGTGCCATCTGAACTAGCCGCCACTCTGTCCGAACAAACCGCCCGCGGCCTCGACGCCATGACCCGTAGCGGTTTCACCGTCACCCCCGTGCACGCCGGCGACAGTGACGCGGCCCTGGACGCGCTACGGGTGCTGCGGGAGGCAGCTCGCACCGACGAGCACCGCATCCTGTGGTGCAGCACCGATGGCGACCGCGCCGCGCGCCTCGCCAAACCTGATCCGGCCGACGCCGTGCATACCGTCGCCGAGCTGCACCGGCTGATCGCCACCGAAGGTGAACAGCTCGATAGCCAAACAACCATCGTCGTCGACCGAGCCAGCCACGCTGAGCCCGAAGTGCTCACCGACTTGGCCGAACACGCCGCCGACACCGGCGCTCGGCTGCTGCTCGTCGATGGTGATGATCGAGGCTGGCCGCCGGCGCCATCGGGGCCCCTCCTGGATCTGCTGCACAGGGACCTCCCCTGGTCGGTAACCCTGACCGTCGACAGCGCCACCCCTGCACGCAGAGCGGCCCGGCCCGACCGCGACCCGGTCCTCGAACAAGCCGAACGCTGCGACCCGGCACTACTTGCCACCGAAGTCACCGACTCCCTCTACCGCCGTCGGCAACTTCGCCAACAACACAGCACCGACTACCGGGTACACGCCCATCTGTGGGACCGCATCGACGCGTCGTCCGACCAGGCGCGCGACCGCGAGACTGGTCGCGAACTGTAG